One part of the Streptomyces lienomycini genome encodes these proteins:
- the rlmN gene encoding 23S rRNA (adenine(2503)-C(2))-methyltransferase RlmN codes for MRSCPTVARPAPGELTFAAPRGAKRPPRHLADLTPAERKEAVAAIGEKPFRAKQLSQHYFARYAHDPEQWTDIPAGSRQGLREALLPELMTVVRHLSTDEGTTRKTLWKLFDGTLVESVLMRYPDRVTMCISSQAGCGMNCPFCATGQAGLDRNLSTAEIVHQIVDGMRALRDGEVPGGPARLSNIVFMGMGEPLANYNRVIGSIRRLTDPEPDGLGLSQRGITVSTVGLVPAIHRFADEGFKCRLAISLHAPDDELRDTLVPVNTRWKVREVLDAGFEYAAKSGRRLSIEYALIRDINDQAWRGDRLGRLLRGKPVHVNLIPLNPTPGSKWTASRPEDEKAFVEAIAAHGVPVTVRDTRGQEIDGACGQLAASER; via the coding sequence ATGAGGAGTTGTCCGACCGTGGCCCGTCCAGCCCCCGGTGAGCTCACCTTCGCCGCACCCCGCGGAGCGAAGCGGCCGCCGCGGCATCTCGCCGACCTCACGCCCGCCGAGCGCAAGGAGGCCGTCGCCGCGATCGGTGAGAAGCCGTTCCGTGCGAAGCAGCTCTCGCAGCACTACTTCGCGCGGTACGCGCACGACCCCGAGCAGTGGACCGACATCCCCGCAGGCTCGCGCCAGGGGCTCCGCGAGGCGCTGCTGCCCGAGCTGATGACGGTCGTGCGGCACCTGTCCACCGACGAGGGGACCACGCGCAAGACGCTGTGGAAACTGTTCGACGGGACGCTCGTCGAGTCGGTCCTCATGCGTTACCCGGACCGGGTCACCATGTGCATCAGCTCCCAGGCCGGCTGCGGCATGAACTGCCCGTTCTGCGCCACCGGCCAGGCCGGCCTGGACCGCAACCTGTCGACCGCCGAGATCGTGCACCAGATCGTCGACGGCATGCGCGCGCTCCGGGACGGCGAGGTCCCCGGCGGCCCTGCCCGGCTCAGCAACATCGTGTTCATGGGTATGGGCGAGCCCCTCGCCAACTACAACCGCGTCATCGGCTCCATCCGCCGGCTCACCGACCCCGAGCCGGACGGGCTGGGGCTCTCCCAGCGCGGCATCACCGTCTCGACGGTCGGTCTCGTCCCGGCGATCCACCGCTTCGCCGACGAGGGCTTCAAGTGCCGCCTCGCCATCTCCCTGCACGCGCCCGACGACGAGCTGCGCGACACCCTCGTCCCCGTCAACACGCGCTGGAAGGTGCGCGAGGTGCTGGACGCCGGGTTCGAGTACGCGGCGAAGTCCGGGCGCCGGCTCTCCATCGAGTACGCGCTGATCCGCGACATCAACGACCAGGCCTGGCGCGGTGACCGTCTCGGGCGACTGCTCAGGGGCAAGCCCGTGCACGTCAACCTGATCCCGCTCAACCCCACGCCCGGCTCCAAGTGGACCGCTTCCCGGCCCGAGGACGAGAAGGCGTTCGTCGAGGCGATCGCGGCGCACGGTGTGCCGGTGACGGTCCGGGACACCCGGGGGCAGGAGATCGACGGGGCGTGTGGTCAGCTCGCCGCGAGCGAGCGGTAA
- a CDS encoding thiamine ABC transporter substrate-binding protein: MSITKKVSVLAVGLGMVGTLAACGSSSDDAGGSGDSKTVTLVSHDSWAVSKDVVAAFEKQSGYKVRVLEDGDAGQAVNKAVLTKDNPQGDVFFGVDNTLLSRALDNGLFQPYEAKGSDLVLPAYRADEDKHRVTPVDTGDICVNYDKAYFARHGLTPPKSFDDLVKPAYKDLLVTENAGSSSPGLGFLLGTAAKYGDGGWEGYWKKLKANGVKVVDSWEQAYNEEFSGSAGGKKAKGDRPLVVSYASSPPVEVVYADPQPSTAPTGVADGTCFRQVEYAGLLSNARNPEGGKALLDFLLSKSFQEDMPLNMFVYPVREGAQVPEVFSKFGPQAKDPQTLDPAKIADNRDQWVRSWTSLVLK; encoded by the coding sequence GTGAGCATCACCAAGAAGGTCAGTGTCCTGGCCGTCGGCCTCGGCATGGTCGGCACCCTGGCCGCCTGCGGATCGTCCTCCGACGACGCCGGCGGCTCCGGGGACTCCAAGACCGTGACGCTGGTCAGCCACGACTCGTGGGCCGTGTCGAAGGACGTCGTCGCCGCCTTCGAGAAGCAGTCGGGCTACAAGGTCAGGGTCCTGGAGGACGGCGACGCCGGGCAGGCCGTCAACAAGGCCGTCCTCACCAAGGACAACCCGCAGGGCGACGTCTTCTTCGGCGTCGACAACACCCTGCTGTCCCGCGCCCTCGACAACGGCCTGTTCCAGCCGTACGAGGCGAAGGGCTCCGACCTCGTCCTGCCCGCGTACCGGGCCGACGAGGACAAGCACCGGGTCACGCCCGTCGACACCGGTGACATCTGCGTCAACTACGACAAGGCGTACTTCGCCCGGCACGGGCTGACCCCGCCGAAGTCCTTCGACGACCTGGTCAAGCCCGCGTACAAGGACCTGCTCGTCACCGAGAACGCGGGCAGCTCCTCGCCCGGCCTCGGTTTCCTCCTCGGCACCGCCGCCAAGTACGGCGACGGGGGCTGGGAGGGCTACTGGAAGAAGCTCAAGGCGAACGGCGTCAAGGTCGTCGACAGCTGGGAGCAGGCGTACAACGAGGAGTTCTCCGGCTCGGCCGGCGGCAAGAAGGCCAAGGGCGACCGTCCGCTCGTCGTCTCCTACGCCTCCTCGCCGCCCGTCGAGGTCGTCTACGCCGACCCGCAGCCGTCCACCGCCCCCACCGGCGTCGCCGACGGCACCTGCTTCCGGCAGGTCGAGTACGCGGGCCTGCTCAGCAACGCGAGGAACCCCGAGGGCGGCAAGGCGCTCCTCGACTTCCTGCTGAGCAAGTCCTTCCAGGAGGACATGCCGTTGAACATGTTCGTCTACCCGGTGCGGGAGGGCGCGCAGGTCCCGGAGGTGTTCTCGAAGTTCGGTCCGCAGGCGAAGGACCCGCAGACCCTCGACCCGGCGAAGATCGCCGACAACCGCGACCAGTGGGTCAGGTCGTGGACCTCGCTCGTACTGAAGTGA
- a CDS encoding ABC transporter permease translates to MDLARTEVIHEEGRAVKRAVKRARTARGGAARLGLMAVPVAFFAVFFAYPVAAIVARGLEVDGVWQLGRIGDVLARSDVRHVLWFTTWQALASTALTLLIALPGAYVFARFDFPGKQVLRAVVTVPFVLPTVVVGTAFLALVGRGGLLDELWGLRLDTTVWAILLAHVFFNYAVVVRTVGGLWSQLDPRQEEAARMLGASRLRAWRQVTLPALAPAVAAAALMVFLFTFTSFGVVQILGGPTFSTLEVEIYRQTSQVFDLSTAAVLTLIQFAAVVAILAVHAWTVRRRETAHRLVDAATTARRPRGTGQWALLAGVLAVIAVLLVLPLAVLVRRSLGASGFGYYRALTREDGGAFLVPPIEAIGNSLQYAVAATAIAVAIGLLAATALTRRDAGRFVRGFDALLMLPLGVSAVTVGFGFLIALDEPPLDLRSSWILVPLAQALVGVPFVVRTMLPVLRAVDGRLREAAAVLGASPWRVWREVDLPMVRRALLVAAGFAFAISLGEFGATVFIARPDNPTLPVAVARLLGRPGDMNYGQAMALSTILMLVCAVALVVLERLRTDRSGEF, encoded by the coding sequence GTGGACCTCGCTCGTACTGAAGTGATCCACGAAGAGGGGCGGGCGGTGAAGCGGGCGGTGAAGCGGGCGCGGACCGCGCGCGGGGGCGCGGCGCGGCTCGGTCTGATGGCCGTGCCCGTCGCGTTCTTCGCTGTGTTCTTCGCCTACCCCGTCGCCGCCATCGTCGCGCGCGGCCTGGAGGTCGACGGGGTCTGGCAGCTCGGGCGGATCGGGGACGTGCTCGCGCGCTCCGACGTGCGGCACGTGCTGTGGTTCACGACCTGGCAGGCGCTGGCGTCCACCGCGCTCACCCTGCTGATCGCACTGCCCGGCGCGTACGTCTTCGCCCGCTTCGACTTCCCCGGCAAGCAGGTGCTGCGGGCCGTGGTGACCGTGCCGTTCGTGCTGCCGACGGTCGTCGTCGGTACGGCGTTCCTGGCACTGGTCGGGCGCGGTGGGCTGCTGGACGAGCTGTGGGGTCTGCGTCTGGACACCACGGTGTGGGCGATCCTCCTCGCGCACGTCTTCTTCAACTACGCCGTCGTCGTCCGCACCGTCGGCGGCCTCTGGTCGCAGCTCGACCCGCGCCAGGAGGAGGCCGCGCGGATGCTCGGCGCCTCCCGGCTGCGGGCCTGGCGGCAGGTCACGCTGCCCGCGCTGGCGCCCGCCGTGGCCGCCGCCGCGCTGATGGTCTTCCTGTTCACCTTCACCTCCTTCGGTGTCGTCCAGATCCTCGGCGGACCCACCTTCTCCACGCTGGAGGTGGAGATCTACCGCCAGACCTCGCAGGTCTTCGACCTGTCCACGGCCGCGGTGCTGACGCTGATCCAGTTCGCCGCGGTCGTCGCCATCCTCGCCGTGCACGCCTGGACGGTACGGCGGCGCGAGACGGCCCACCGGCTGGTGGACGCGGCCACGACCGCGCGCCGGCCGCGTGGAACCGGGCAGTGGGCGCTGCTCGCCGGGGTCCTGGCCGTCATCGCCGTCCTGCTGGTGCTGCCGCTCGCGGTACTGGTCCGGCGGTCGCTGGGCGCGTCCGGGTTCGGCTACTACCGGGCGCTGACCCGCGAGGACGGCGGTGCGTTCCTCGTCCCGCCGATCGAGGCGATCGGCAACTCCCTCCAGTACGCCGTCGCCGCCACCGCCATCGCCGTGGCGATCGGCCTGCTGGCCGCGACCGCGCTCACCCGGCGCGACGCGGGCCGCTTCGTGCGCGGGTTCGACGCGCTGCTGATGCTGCCGCTCGGGGTGTCGGCCGTGACGGTCGGGTTCGGATTCCTGATCGCACTGGACGAACCGCCGCTGGACCTCAGGTCGTCCTGGATCCTGGTGCCGCTCGCGCAGGCGCTGGTGGGCGTCCCCTTCGTCGTACGGACCATGCTGCCGGTGCTGCGGGCGGTGGACGGGCGGCTGCGGGAGGCGGCGGCGGTGCTGGGGGCGTCGCCCTGGCGGGTGTGGCGCGAGGTGGACCTGCCGATGGTGCGGCGGGCGCTGCTGGTCGCGGCCGGGTTCGCCTTCGCCATCTCGCTCGGGGAGTTCGGCGCGACCGTCTTCATCGCGCGGCCCGACAACCCGACGCTGCCGGTCGCCGTGGCGCGACTGCTGGGCCGGCCGGGCGACATGAACTACGGCCAGGCGATGGCCCTTTCGACGATTCTGATGCTGGTGTGCGCGGTGGCCCTGGTGGTGCTGGAGCGGCTGCGGACCGACCGGAGCGGGGAGTTCTGA
- a CDS encoding ABC transporter ATP-binding protein, with product MTPTPTPTPPSLLSLEGATVRFGGRAVLDDVDLGVAEHEVVCVLGPSGSGKSTLLRAVAGLQPLDAGRVTLDGRDQSGVPAHRREVGLMFQDHQLFPQRDVAGNIAFGPRMRGASRAEQRDRVGELLELVGLPGAARRSVAALSGGEQQRVALARALAPRPRLLMLDEPLGQLDRSLRERLVVELRELFGRLGTTVLAVTHDQGEAFALADRVVVMRDGRIAQSGTPLEVWQRPADAFVARFLGFDNVVEALVAGQAADTPWGKVPVPEDAPQGTRTVLVRPAGVRVVPADEGLRCTVTARTFRGTHVTVHLQPEDAPRLEAACALRSAPEVGDAVGVEFDVAEIVVLG from the coding sequence ATGACGCCGACGCCGACGCCGACGCCGCCGAGCCTGCTGAGCCTCGAAGGCGCCACGGTCCGCTTCGGCGGGCGGGCCGTGCTCGACGACGTCGATCTGGGGGTCGCCGAGCACGAGGTGGTGTGCGTGCTGGGGCCCAGCGGCAGCGGCAAGTCGACGCTCCTGCGGGCGGTCGCCGGGCTCCAGCCGCTGGACGCCGGACGGGTGACGCTGGACGGCCGGGACCAGTCCGGGGTGCCCGCGCACCGGCGCGAGGTCGGGCTGATGTTCCAGGACCACCAGCTCTTCCCGCAGCGGGACGTGGCCGGGAACATCGCCTTCGGGCCGCGGATGCGAGGCGCTTCCCGGGCCGAACAGCGGGACCGGGTGGGGGAGTTGCTGGAGCTGGTGGGGCTGCCGGGTGCCGCCCGCCGGTCCGTCGCCGCGCTCTCCGGCGGTGAGCAGCAGCGAGTGGCGCTGGCCCGCGCGCTCGCGCCCCGGCCCCGGCTGCTGATGCTGGACGAGCCGCTCGGCCAGCTCGACCGTTCGCTGCGGGAGCGTCTCGTGGTCGAACTGCGGGAGCTGTTCGGCCGGTTGGGCACCACGGTGCTCGCCGTGACCCACGACCAGGGCGAGGCGTTCGCGCTGGCCGACCGGGTCGTGGTGATGCGGGACGGGCGGATCGCGCAGTCGGGGACGCCCCTGGAGGTGTGGCAGCGGCCGGCGGACGCGTTCGTGGCCCGCTTCCTGGGTTTCGACAACGTGGTCGAGGCGCTGGTCGCCGGGCAGGCCGCCGACACCCCGTGGGGCAAGGTGCCGGTCCCGGAGGATGCCCCGCAGGGCACCCGGACGGTGCTGGTGCGGCCGGCCGGGGTCCGGGTCGTCCCCGCCGACGAGGGCCTGCGCTGCACGGTCACCGCCCGCACCTTCCGCGGCACCCACGTCACCGTCCACCTCCAGCCCGAGGACGCGCCCCGCCTGGAGGCGGCCTGCGCGCTGCGGTCGGCGCCGGAGGTCGGGGACGCGGTCGGGGTCGAGTTCGACGTGGCGGAAATTGTCGTGCTCGGGTGA
- a CDS encoding maleylpyruvate isomerase family mycothiol-dependent enzyme, translating to MTLLRHDRYCDEIVHQVGLLRAVVTSGADVAATVPTCPDWTLEDLVRHVGRALRWCGLLVGTRAEEDIPVDRAPGSEGPAVTGDAAALDAWLARSGEVVVGALREAGPDARAWSWAGDDTAGFWARRMTHELVVHQADAALAAGLPLRAVAPEVAADAVDEWLDIVRFVQRVLPGAAANELRAPGSSIHLHATGTPTELDTEWLVDLADEGVVWRRGHEKATVTLRGPLTDVLLAFYGRLPLDTPGLDVLGDRKLLELWLEKATFG from the coding sequence ATGACTCTCCTTCGGCACGACCGCTACTGCGACGAGATCGTCCACCAAGTGGGCCTGCTCAGGGCCGTGGTGACGTCCGGCGCGGATGTGGCGGCCACCGTGCCGACCTGCCCGGACTGGACCCTGGAGGACCTGGTGCGGCACGTGGGCCGGGCCCTGCGCTGGTGCGGGCTGCTCGTCGGCACCCGCGCCGAGGAGGACATCCCGGTCGACCGGGCGCCGGGCTCCGAGGGCCCCGCCGTCACCGGGGACGCCGCGGCGCTGGACGCGTGGCTGGCCCGGTCCGGCGAGGTGGTCGTCGGCGCGTTGCGGGAGGCCGGTCCGGACGCGCGTGCGTGGTCGTGGGCCGGTGACGACACGGCCGGGTTCTGGGCGCGGCGGATGACCCACGAACTCGTCGTCCACCAGGCGGACGCGGCACTCGCGGCGGGCCTGCCGCTCCGGGCCGTCGCGCCCGAGGTGGCCGCCGACGCGGTCGACGAGTGGCTGGACATCGTGCGGTTCGTCCAGCGGGTACTGCCCGGCGCGGCGGCGAACGAACTGCGTGCCCCGGGCAGCAGCATCCACCTGCACGCGACCGGCACCCCGACGGAGCTGGACACCGAGTGGCTCGTCGACCTGGCCGACGAGGGCGTCGTCTGGCGCCGCGGCCACGAGAAGGCGACCGTGACCCTGCGCGGGCCGCTCACGGACGTGCTGCTGGCCTTCTACGGCCGGCTGCCGCTGGACACCCCGGGGCTCGACGTGCTCGGTGACCGCAAGCTGCTCGAACTCTGGCTGGAGAAGGCGACGTTCGGCTGA
- a CDS encoding LAETG motif-containing sortase-dependent surface protein yields MAVLSIISRTASRRGVRALGVVAASAALALSASGTALACNIGEFSAEAKCEGDNGVITVTDVDPAGIPATVTVYLKDGDRQVGQQTVKGSKDGTTVTFPVDWQPNTEYRVHVKADTYVDEDIQPDVKTPSTPCKTEDTPAPAPSESSSTPSDETETPAPEPSTSAPAPSQAESTAPAAVPNDNAPSPAAGDSNLAETGANSNTGMIAGIAAALVVVGGGAVFFGLRRRGANSNR; encoded by the coding sequence GTGGCAGTCCTGTCCATAATCAGCCGTACGGCATCCCGCCGCGGCGTCCGCGCCCTCGGCGTCGTCGCCGCCTCCGCGGCCCTGGCGCTGAGCGCCTCCGGCACCGCCCTCGCCTGCAACATCGGCGAGTTCTCCGCTGAAGCCAAGTGCGAAGGCGACAACGGTGTCATCACCGTCACCGACGTGGACCCGGCCGGCATCCCGGCCACCGTCACCGTCTACCTCAAGGACGGCGACAGGCAGGTCGGCCAGCAGACGGTCAAGGGCTCCAAGGACGGCACCACGGTCACCTTCCCCGTGGACTGGCAGCCGAACACGGAGTACCGCGTCCACGTCAAGGCCGACACGTACGTCGACGAGGACATCCAGCCGGACGTGAAGACCCCGTCGACCCCCTGCAAGACCGAGGACACTCCGGCCCCGGCCCCGTCGGAGAGCTCCTCGACCCCGTCCGACGAGACGGAGACCCCGGCCCCCGAGCCGTCCACCTCGGCCCCCGCGCCGTCGCAGGCGGAGAGCACCGCGCCGGCGGCCGTGCCGAACGACAACGCCCCGTCCCCGGCGGCCGGTGACTCCAACCTCGCCGAGACCGGTGCCAACTCCAACACCGGCATGATCGCCGGTATCGCGGCGGCCCTGGTCGTCGTCGGTGGCGGCGCCGTCTTCTTCGGCCTGCGCCGTCGCGGAGCGAACAGCAACCGCTGA
- a CDS encoding VOC family protein produces the protein MYQQMIFVNLATGDLDASKKFFAGLGWEINAQFSDDSTASFPVSDTIVVMVHTPQKYREFTKKDIADSAKSSEVLIALSAESREKVDELVEKAVAAGGSVTGETQDHGFMYGRAFDDVDGHTFEVVWMDPAAVQG, from the coding sequence ATGTACCAGCAGATGATCTTCGTGAACCTGGCCACCGGCGACCTCGACGCCTCCAAGAAGTTCTTCGCCGGGCTCGGATGGGAGATCAACGCCCAGTTCAGCGACGACAGCACCGCCTCGTTCCCGGTCAGCGACACCATCGTGGTGATGGTGCACACCCCGCAGAAGTACCGTGAGTTCACGAAGAAGGACATCGCGGACTCGGCGAAGTCCAGCGAGGTGCTGATCGCGCTGAGCGCCGAGAGCCGCGAGAAGGTCGACGAGCTGGTGGAGAAGGCGGTCGCGGCCGGCGGCTCGGTCACCGGCGAGACCCAGGACCACGGCTTCATGTACGGCCGGGCCTTCGACGACGTCGACGGCCACACCTTCGAGGTCGTGTGGATGGACCCGGCGGCGGTCCAGGGCTGA
- a CDS encoding ABC transporter ATP-binding protein: MEAPPDNDVLWARALHFQHHDGSPALQGVSLGVRVGEILAVSGPRGSGKTTLLRCLSGLVRPQDGEVWFNSVPVHTMGALSRERLRRDRFGWIDPAPVLVPELNAWENAALPLMLRGTGRRRAKTAALEWLDRLDVGDKARRRPHELQQAERQRVCIARALAVAPAVLFADEPTAPLHRADRAQVLRTLTTAARSHGITVLLATHDAQTAALADRAVALLDGRRVRTVHLPPLAETTVATGAAGTPGTEGRAACSLSA; this comes from the coding sequence ATGGAGGCCCCGCCGGACAACGACGTGCTCTGGGCCCGCGCCCTGCACTTCCAGCACCACGACGGCTCCCCCGCGCTGCAAGGCGTGTCGCTCGGTGTCCGCGTGGGCGAGATCCTCGCCGTGAGCGGCCCGCGCGGCAGCGGCAAGACCACGCTGCTGCGCTGCCTGTCCGGACTGGTGCGGCCGCAGGACGGCGAGGTGTGGTTCAACAGCGTGCCGGTGCACACCATGGGCGCCCTCAGCCGCGAACGGCTGCGCCGCGACCGCTTCGGCTGGATCGACCCCGCCCCGGTGCTCGTCCCGGAGCTGAACGCCTGGGAGAACGCCGCGCTCCCCCTGATGCTGCGCGGCACCGGCAGGCGCCGGGCCAAGACCGCCGCCCTGGAGTGGCTGGACCGCCTCGACGTCGGCGACAAGGCGCGCAGGCGCCCGCACGAACTCCAGCAGGCCGAGCGGCAGCGCGTCTGCATCGCCCGCGCCCTCGCCGTCGCCCCGGCGGTCCTCTTCGCCGACGAGCCGACGGCCCCCCTGCACCGCGCCGACCGAGCCCAGGTGCTGCGCACGCTCACCACGGCGGCCCGCTCGCACGGCATCACCGTCCTGCTCGCCACGCACGACGCGCAGACCGCCGCCCTGGCGGACCGCGCGGTGGCGCTCCTCGACGGACGGCGGGTACGCACCGTGCACCTCCCCCCGCTCGCCGAGACCACGGTGGCCACGGGTGCCGCCGGGACTCCCGGAACGGAAGGCCGGGCGGCGTGCTCGCTCTCCGCCTGA
- a CDS encoding aspartate aminotransferase family protein, producing MSSDSPKDLSRTAYDHLWMHFTRMSSYENAPVPTIVRGEGTHIYDDRGRRYLDGLAGLFVVQAGHGRQELAETAAKQAQELAFFPVWSYAHPKAVELAERLANEAPGDLNKVFFTTGGGEAVETAWKLAKQYFKLTGKPTKYKVISRAVAYHGTPQGALSITGLPALKAPFEPLVPGAHKVPNTNIYRAPLFGDDPEAFGRWAADQIEQQILFEGPETVAAVFLEPVQNAGGCFPPPPGYFQRVREICDQYDVLLVSDEVICAFGRLGTTFACDKFGYVPDMITCAKGMTSGYSPIGACVISDRLAEPFYKGDNTFLHGYTFGGHPVSAAVGIANLDLFEREGLNQHVLDNEGAFRATLEKLHDLPIVGDVRGNGFFYGIELVKDKTTKESFDEEETERVLYGFLSKKLFENGLYCRADDRGDPVIQLAPPLISSQETFDEIEQILRATLTEAWTKL from the coding sequence GTGAGCAGCGACAGCCCCAAGGACCTCAGCCGCACCGCCTACGACCACCTGTGGATGCACTTCACCCGCATGTCGTCGTACGAGAACGCCCCCGTCCCCACCATCGTCCGCGGTGAGGGCACCCACATCTACGACGACAGGGGCAGGCGCTACCTCGACGGCCTCGCCGGCCTGTTCGTGGTCCAGGCCGGACACGGCCGCCAGGAGCTGGCGGAGACCGCCGCGAAGCAGGCGCAGGAGCTGGCCTTCTTCCCGGTGTGGTCCTACGCCCACCCCAAGGCCGTCGAGCTGGCCGAGCGCCTGGCGAACGAGGCCCCCGGCGACCTCAACAAGGTCTTCTTCACCACCGGTGGCGGCGAGGCGGTCGAGACCGCCTGGAAGCTCGCCAAGCAGTACTTCAAGCTGACCGGCAAGCCCACCAAGTACAAGGTGATCTCCCGCGCGGTCGCCTACCACGGCACCCCGCAGGGCGCCCTGTCCATCACCGGCCTGCCCGCGCTCAAGGCCCCCTTCGAGCCGCTGGTCCCGGGCGCGCACAAGGTGCCGAACACCAACATCTACCGCGCCCCGCTCTTCGGCGACGACCCCGAGGCCTTCGGCCGCTGGGCCGCCGACCAGATCGAGCAGCAGATCCTCTTCGAGGGCCCGGAGACGGTCGCGGCGGTCTTCCTGGAGCCGGTGCAGAACGCCGGCGGCTGCTTCCCGCCGCCGCCCGGCTACTTCCAGCGGGTGCGCGAGATCTGCGACCAGTACGACGTACTGCTGGTCTCGGACGAGGTCATCTGCGCCTTCGGACGCCTCGGCACGACCTTCGCCTGCGACAAGTTCGGCTACGTCCCGGACATGATCACCTGCGCCAAGGGCATGACCTCTGGCTACTCCCCGATCGGCGCGTGCGTCATCTCCGACCGCCTCGCCGAACCGTTCTACAAGGGCGACAACACCTTCCTGCACGGCTACACCTTCGGCGGCCACCCGGTCTCCGCCGCGGTCGGCATCGCCAACCTCGACCTCTTCGAGCGCGAGGGCCTCAACCAGCACGTGCTCGACAACGAGGGCGCCTTCCGCGCCACCCTGGAGAAGCTGCACGACCTGCCGATCGTCGGCGACGTCCGCGGCAACGGCTTCTTCTACGGCATCGAGCTGGTCAAGGACAAGACCACCAAGGAGTCCTTCGACGAGGAGGAGACCGAGCGGGTCCTGTACGGCTTCCTCTCCAAGAAGCTCTTCGAGAACGGCCTGTACTGCCGTGCCGACGACCGCGGCGACCCGGTCATCCAGCTCGCCCCGCCGCTGATCTCCAGCCAGGAGACCTTCGACGAGATCGAGCAGATCCTGCGCGCCACGCTGACGGAGGCGTGGACGAAGCTCTGA
- a CDS encoding Lrp/AsnC family transcriptional regulator, protein MHSEAVASRSADQKDSRESRNGGAQLDAVSLAIIEQLQEDGRRPYAAIGKAVGLSEAAVRQRVQKLLDQGVMQIVAVTDPLTVGFRRQAMVGVNVEGDVEAVAEALAAMSECEYVVMTAGSFDLMVEVVCEDDDHLLEVINRRIRAVPGVRSTESFVYLRLKKQTYMWGTR, encoded by the coding sequence GTGCACAGTGAAGCCGTGGCCAGTCGAAGCGCAGACCAGAAGGACTCCCGCGAGTCCCGGAACGGCGGTGCCCAGTTGGACGCCGTCTCCCTCGCCATCATCGAGCAGCTCCAGGAGGACGGCCGCAGGCCCTACGCCGCGATCGGCAAGGCCGTCGGCCTGTCGGAGGCGGCCGTGCGCCAGCGCGTCCAGAAGCTCCTCGACCAGGGCGTGATGCAGATCGTCGCCGTCACGGACCCGCTCACGGTGGGCTTCCGGCGCCAGGCGATGGTCGGCGTCAATGTCGAGGGCGACGTGGAGGCCGTCGCGGAGGCGCTGGCGGCCATGTCGGAATGCGAGTACGTGGTGATGACCGCGGGCTCCTTCGACCTCATGGTGGAGGTCGTCTGCGAGGACGACGACCACCTCCTGGAGGTCATCAACCGCCGCATCCGGGCCGTCCCCGGCGTGCGCTCCACCGAGAGCTTCGTCTACCTCAGGCTCAAGAAGCAGACCTATATGTGGGGAACCCGATAA